One Candidatus Korarchaeum sp. genomic region harbors:
- a CDS encoding MBL fold metallo-hydrolase, translating into MELSILGGVNEIGGNRIMIRSRSGVLFFDYGKNFLKEEELFQKPFMQPTSEEDYLRARLISPMEIRSEDIKGVFISHAHQDHWGYLSLLPRGSSVFVGRAAKVIIGAQVELGHSDELTMEFSTFRTGDVIGAGDFSVVPVHVDHSVPGSYGFLIECCGRRVAYTGDLRMHGPRRDMTLDFIERASSEGVDLLITEATKVAPENDPEASLVRLLEGRVLYRWGVNPPKRIGFELSNEGEVVDRVLSVMEGSDSLMLVEVSSSDADRIRSFSKVANKLGRKLVMDERVAFMIEALLGAGIERLPSPGDYLLWRRKRRGSEGKEVKFGRSERRVLREFITRFEDKLGEEGVIWGERRREVLRRPQELLVLTSNATRFLYEVPIDVEARIEFILSRSEPFSEESALSMDRLMNWLTLHNVKRYYRIHVSGHMLSDHISEFVDSVNPNLIVPIHTEHPDLFDAFLPRRMRGRVILPRREEPIRVLG; encoded by the coding sequence ATGGAACTATCGATACTCGGTGGGGTAAATGAGATAGGCGGTAACAGGATCATGATCAGATCTAGAAGCGGTGTCTTGTTCTTCGATTACGGTAAGAACTTCCTAAAGGAGGAGGAGCTCTTTCAGAAGCCGTTCATGCAACCGACCTCCGAGGAGGACTACTTGAGGGCGAGGCTGATCAGCCCCATGGAGATACGCAGCGAGGATATCAAGGGCGTCTTCATAAGCCACGCTCACCAGGACCACTGGGGTTACTTGAGCTTGCTTCCTAGGGGTTCGAGCGTTTTCGTGGGACGGGCCGCTAAGGTGATAATAGGCGCTCAAGTGGAGCTGGGTCACTCGGATGAGCTGACGATGGAGTTCAGCACGTTCAGGACCGGAGACGTCATAGGAGCTGGGGACTTCTCTGTGGTGCCGGTGCACGTCGATCACTCGGTCCCCGGATCCTACGGGTTCCTCATCGAGTGCTGCGGGAGGAGAGTTGCTTACACAGGGGATCTGAGGATGCATGGTCCTAGAAGGGACATGACACTCGATTTCATCGAGAGAGCATCCTCGGAAGGCGTTGATCTCCTCATAACGGAGGCCACTAAGGTGGCCCCTGAGAACGATCCCGAGGCCTCGCTCGTAAGGCTGCTGGAGGGGAGGGTCCTCTACAGGTGGGGAGTGAACCCTCCTAAGAGGATAGGGTTCGAGCTCTCTAACGAAGGGGAGGTCGTCGATAGGGTCCTCTCCGTTATGGAGGGATCTGATTCCCTGATGCTCGTCGAGGTATCTTCATCTGATGCTGATAGGATAAGGAGCTTCTCTAAAGTAGCTAATAAGTTGGGGAGGAAGCTCGTGATGGATGAGCGAGTGGCTTTCATGATCGAGGCTTTGCTGGGGGCTGGGATAGAGAGACTCCCGAGCCCAGGCGACTACCTCCTCTGGAGGAGGAAGAGGAGGGGGAGCGAGGGAAAGGAGGTTAAGTTCGGTAGGAGCGAGAGGAGGGTCCTGAGGGAATTCATCACCAGGTTTGAGGACAAGCTAGGGGAGGAGGGAGTCATTTGGGGTGAGAGAAGGAGGGAAGTCCTAAGGCGGCCCCAAGAACTCTTAGTATTAACGAGTAACGCTACTAGGTTCCTTTATGAAGTTCCAATTGATGTCGAAGCGAGGATAGAGTTCATACTGAGTAGATCAGAGCCCTTCAGCGAGGAATCGGCCCTCTCGATGGACAGGTTGATGAACTGGTTGACATTGCACAATGTGAAGAGGTATTACAGGATACACGTCTCGGGACATATGCTATCAGACCATATAAGTGAGTTCGTAGATTCCGTTAACCCAAACCTCATCGTACCGATTCACACGGAGCACCCTGATCTCTTCGATGCCTTCCTACCCAGGAGGATGAGGGGGAGGGTGATCCTCCCGAGACGGGAAGAGCCGATTAGGGTTTTAGGTTGA
- a CDS encoding zinc ribbon domain-containing protein — protein MHGFEDLRKDKMFRRGKNARKHNREVAKSDWKIIQSLMSYKSRVVFLNPKDTSRRCSRCGRIDNKKKFSAPKSLNPTGSSGCGMVNAPKGAFVCECGLRMDRQLNAAVNLYLQMEGLSPSPELFEELTAKLFRADEGPEWVRPDGGGGR, from the coding sequence GTGCACGGTTTCGAGGATCTGAGGAAGGATAAGATGTTCAGAAGGGGAAAGAATGCGAGAAAGCATAATAGGGAAGTGGCTAAGAGCGATTGGAAAATTATACAGTCTCTTATGTCATATAAGTCGAGGGTTGTGTTCCTCAACCCCAAGGATACGAGTAGGAGGTGCTCCAGATGTGGGAGGATTGATAATAAGAAGAAGTTTAGTGCTCCGAAAAGCCTCAACCCTACGGGAAGCTCCGGATGTGGGATGGTAAATGCCCCGAAGGGAGCTTTCGTATGTGAATGCGGGTTGAGGATGGATAGGCAGCTTAACGCTGCCGTAAATTTGTACCTTCAGATGGAGGGACTTTCTCCGAGCCCAGAGCTCTTTGAGGAGCTTACGGCAAAGCTCTTCAGAGCTGATGAGGGCCCGGAGTGGGTTCGCCCTGACGGGGGAGGAGGCCGATGA